Genomic segment of Sulfitobacter faviae:
GCATTGCGCGCGCCTTGGTGATGGCTCTCCATCTCGCTCACCAGCCGGTCATACTGATCCTCGCTCAGCTTGCCCTGCCCCTCGGCCCCGCGATAGACGATCGCGCCGGAGGGCCGCGCGGCATTGTCCAACAATGCCTTCGACCAACGGCTCGCCGCGTTATGCACATCCATTGCCATGGCCGCCGCCTGCATGGGGCTGAACCCATAGTGATCGTCCTGGGGGTGAAAGTTGCGGATATGACAAACCGGCGTCGCCGCACCGCTTGCATCGAAACGGTGCTTGCGCCCGCCCACCGCATATTCATAGGCGATAGGCCAGCCATCCGCCCCCGGCACCACCCTCATCCGGTCCGAGCGAAGTACATGCAGTTCTACCGGCAAACCGCTCTCACCGCCCACGGCTTCGACATAGCCATCGCCGCTCAAAAGCATCTGCCCATACAGCGCCTCAAGCATCTCCGCCCGGCCTTGGCCCGCATTCGGGCGGCGCATCAGTTCGATCAGCGGGTGTTCGTCATAGCGCCGCGCGCTGTCCTGCACGACCAGCGGCAACGCTGCGGCAGCCTCAGCGATCAGCTTGACCGAGCGGAACCCAACCGGATTGCCACAGAACCCGGCACGCGTCAGGCTCACGCTATCGCGCGGGCTCCAAGCGACACGGCCCGAGGACTGATAGGCGACGACCGGCCCCGTGGCGGATGCTTTGCGCTCTGCTGTCTCACCTGCCGCCCCACGCCGTAGAAAATCGAATACCATGTCGTCGCTCCTCATTCTGCCCGGCCCCGGCGGCGAAGACCTGCCCCGCATTGCCCGGCGTTGTCAGACTTTCCCTGAAATCCCTTAACGCTGGAGAAACCCACCGTGCGCTGCCCCGCGCAACAGCCCGCTCACAGGCTCCGCACCCCCGGGCTGCGCCACTGCGCGGCAGGCTCGATCATCAGCTCATGCAGCGCCCAGACCAGCGCATCGGCGCGGTCCGGGCTGCCCTTGCCCTCGTACCCCCGCGCCGTCATCAGACACATCTGATCCTCCAGCGCATCGAGCCCCGGCAAATGGCTCACCCGGCCCTGCTCATAAAGCGCCGCCACAGGCTCGGCCCGCGCCACCTTGCCCCGCGCCGCATGCACGGTCTTGAGCGAGACCAGCGGATCGACCTGCCGCAAGACCTCGGCCACCAACTGCCCGCCCTGATTGACCTCAGCCACCAACCGATCCGCCCCGTAGCGCGTCATCGCCGCAATCGCCGCCTGCGCCCAGCCCATCGGCGTGGCCCCCTGCACCGTGCAATCGGCCAGCACCACCGCCCGCCAATCCTGCGGCGGCCCCTTGGTCTGCGCCCCCACCACCACGATGCCACATTCATCCGATCCCGCCCCGCTGGTCGTGGCAGGGTCAAGGCCCACCACGATGCGGTCCAACTCCGGCGCCTCCCGCAGCCGCCCCGCCTCTAACAAGGCCGAGGTCCACAGCGCCCCTTCGGCATCGGCCAACAGAACCCCGTCCAACTCCTGCCGCCCCAGCCGCGTGCCCCGGTAGCGCGCCCGCACCTCTTCAAGGAACGACCCCGCCAGATTGGCCGCATTCGCCTCCGTCGGCGCATGGGTCGTGACCGTCGAGGGCGCGGCCAAAAGCGCCTTCAACACATCTACGTTGCGCGGTGTCGTCGTCACGCAGACCTGCGGGCGCTCCCCCAAACGCAGCGCAAACTGCAACTGGTCCCAAGCCTCCTGCCCGCGCTTCCACTTTGCCAATTCATCCACCCAAGCCGCATCGAACTGCGGCCCGCGCAGCCCTTCGGGGTCATGCGCCGTATGCACCGTGGCAATCGCCCCATTCGGCCAGACCAACCGCTTGCGCGTCGCCTCCCAATCGGGCCGCCGATCCGGCGGGCTACAGGCCAGAATGCCGCTGTCGCCAAAGATCATCACCTCGCGCACCTGCTCGATGGTCTCGCCCACCAGCGCCACGCGACTGCACGCACCGGGGTCAAGCGGTCGGCTCCCCTCAACCTTGCTGCGGACCCATTCCGCCCCGGCCCGCGTCTTGCCCGCGCCGCGCCCGCCCATGATCACCCATGTCCGCCAATCGCCCTCGGGCGGCAGTTGGTGGTTGAGCGCCCAGAACTCAAACAAAAAAGGGAGAGCCAGAAGCTCTCCCTCACCGAGTTCATTCAGAAACTGCGCCTGGGTCTGAGCATCGGCGCAGGCGATCCAGCTTGCACCCGATGTCAGCCCGCGCTTTGTCCATGTCGAGGGCATAGCCCCCGCGCGCGATTCCAGCTTGTCGGTTCCGACAGTCATTCAGCGTGTTCTCCGCTTTCAGGCAATGCGCCAGCAGTCCCGCCACTTTGGACGTTTTGCCAGACACCGCAGTTTCCTTGAGTTCCCCCCGGACCGGGCCTGTTCCGTCAGACCTTCGATTTCCCGACGCAGCGCGCCGATTGCTTCTTGGAGACCGCGCAGGATTTCCGCGCTGTCTTCCGTCTCTTGCTCCGGGGTAATGATCGTCATCGCTTTACCTCTCGTTGGTTATCCCCAACCGAGCAGACACAAAAAAACGACCGCCGGGTCACCCCGGGGCCGTTTGCCCATGTCCTCTAGCGTGCCACAAGTCCTACGTCAGACCGTCCGCAAAGTCAAGAAAAACTGTGTTAACAAGACCTTACAGAGGCGCGCGGCAAGCTCTCCGCGCGAATAAAAACCCCGCTGTCTCCAGCGGGGTTTTCAGGTGGTCTCAGTTTCCGCCGGTTGAGGCATTGCCCGCCGCTTCCGCGCCGCGCTCCGCCTCAATTTGACGCCAGCGTGCGACGTTGCGGTTATGCTCGTCCAAGGTTTCCGCAAAAGCGTGCCCCCCGGTGCCATCCGCCACGAAAAAGACGTAGTCCGTCTCCGCCGGTTGCGCTGCGGCCATCAAGCTCGCCCGGCCCGGGTTGGCGATGGGCGTGGGCGGCAGACCGTCGATCACATAGGTGTTCCACGGCGTCTCTGCCCGCAGTTCCGAACGGCGCAGCCCGCGGCCCAGCACGCCCTTGCCCTCGGTCACCCCGTAGATCACCGTGGGGTCGGTCTGAAGCCGCATCCCTTGGTTCAAACGGTTCACGAAAACGCTCGCCACCTGCTCACGTTCGGCGGCGACACCGGTTTCCTTTTCGATGATCGACGCAAGGATCAGCAGATCCTCGGGCGTCTCGATCGGCAGATCGGGGTCGCGCGCTTCAAAGGCTTCGGCCAAGAGCACCTCCTGCGCCGCGGCCATCCGTGCAATCACCTCGGCCCGGTCGTCGCCCGGACGCACCTCATAGCTATCGGGCGCGAGGCTGCCCTCTGCCGGAAGCTCCTCAACCTCGCCGGTCAATTGCTCGACCTGCTTGAGCGCTTCGACAACCTGCCAGCTGGTCACCCCTTCGGCCAATGCCACACGAAACCGCGTGTCATTCGCACTCGAGATTTCGGTATAGGCTTCGGGAGCTTCTTCCTCACCCGGAGTGAATTCCGCGCGTTCGACAAAACGGCTGGTGACCGGGTCCAACTCACGGACCTGCACGCTCACCCGGTTCACCCCGATGCGATAGACAACCTCAGTACCGCAGGTGCTGGCCCCGCCTTGGGTCACGATGTCCACGATCCCCTGCATCGACGTGCCGGGCTGAACAAGAAAGCTGCCCGCCTTCAGGCTGCTCGACTTCTCCTCGTAATCCGCGCCCATGCGAAAGATCGCGGGCGAGGAAACCGCGCCCTGCTCCTCAAGGTTCTGGCTGACCTGCCGCATGTTCGAGCCGCGCTCGACCTGCACACAGATCGCCTGTTCCAACGGCCCTTCAGAGACATAGGTCGACTTGCCCCAGAGGATGATCCCCCAAGCAGAAACAGGCCGACCAACAGAAACGTCACGGCGTTAGAGGCGATATGACGCCACATTTAGCTGACTTTCCCGAACAGAACCGATGCGTTGGTGCCGCCGAAACCAAAGGAATTGCTGAGCGCCACGTCGATCTTGCGCTCGACCTTCTTGTTCGGCGCCAGATCAATCGGGGTTTCCACCGCCGGATTGTCGAGGTTGATCGTCGGCGGCGCTACCTGATCGCGGATCGCGAGCATGCAGAAGATCGCCTCGATCGCGCCCGCGGCACCCAAAAGGTGCCCGGTGGCGGATTTGGTCGACGACATGGTCACATTGCCCGCCGCATCGCCCATCAGACGCTCGACCGCGCCCAGCTCAATGGTGTCGGCCATGGTCGAGGTGCCATGCGCGTTGATGTAATCCACATCCGAAGGCTCCAGCCCCGCGTTCTTCAGCGCTGCACGCATGGAGCGTTCGCCACCCTCGCCATCCTCGGAAGGGGCGGTGATGTGATGCGCATCGCCCGACAGGCCATAACCCAGCACCTCGGCATAGATCTTGGCACCGCGCGCCTTGGCGTGTTCATACTCTTCCAGCACCACGATGCCCGCGCCCTCGCCCATGACGAAACCGTCGCGGTCCACGTCATAGGGGCGGCTGGCCTTTTGCGGATCGTCGCCGCGTTTGGTCGAGAGCGCCTTGCAGGCGTTAAAGCCCGCCATGCCGATCTCACAGATCGCCGCCTCGGCACCGCCTGCGATCATCACATCCGCATCACCGTATTTGATCAGCCGCGCCGCATCGCCGATGGCATGGGCGCCGGTTGAACAGGCGGTCACGACCGAGTGGTTCGGCCCCTTAAAACCATAGCGGATCGACACCTGACCCGAGATCAGGTTGATCAGCGCGCCGGGCACGAAGAAGGGGCTCACGCGGCGCGGGCCTTTTTCATGCATCATGACGGCGGTATTGGCGATGGAGTTCAGCCCCCCGATGCCCGAGCCGATCAGAACGCCGGTGCGTTCCTGATCTTCCTGCTCGGTCGGCTTCCAACCCGAATCCTCAACCGCCTGCTGGGCGGCGGCCATGCCGAAGAGGATGAAGGTATCGACCTTGCGCTGCTCTTTCGGCTCCATGTATTTATTGGCGTCGAAGGTGCCATCGCTGCCATCGCCCAAGGGCACTTCGCAAGCGTATTGAGTCACCAGTTTGCTGGCATCAAAGCCGGTGATCGGCCCGGCCCCGGACTTCCCATCAAGGATCCGTTTCCAGCTTTCTTCCACGCCGTCCGCGAGCGGGGTAACCAAACCCAAACCCGTTACTACAACTCTGCGCATCTCAGTGCCCCTTGCCGATAATGTCTCGGCGAACCTCTTACCCTGCAAAAGCCTGTAGGCACAAGCATATCGGCGGGGGTCCGCAGGCAGAGCGCAAAAACGCCGATGGCCCGAATCTCAGGGGCCGTCGCCCGATTGGGGCTCAGCCCGGCGGGCCGCGCCGGGTCATCAGATGCACCGCACCGCCCGCCATCTTGACGTCGCGCAGCCCCTGATAGCCAAGCGCCCTCGCGATCCGCAAAGCGGCCTCATTCCCCGCAGAGATCATGCAGACCGTGCGGCCCGTGATCACCCGATCAAACCACTCATGTGCCGCCCGGGCGGCCTCGGCCCCAAGCCGCTGGTCTTGGGCCTGAGGGGCCAAGACCAGCCGCGCCTCGGGGTAAGTGTCGAAATCCTCACCGAAATTGCGGGAGCCAAAGACGAAACCCGTCTGGCCCAGCATCTCGCGCTGGCGATGAAGCTGCACCGCCCACTGTCCAAAGCCGGTGATCTGCCAATGGCCCGCGTTGCGCAGAAAAGCGTCCCATGACTGCCCCTTGGGCCGGGGCTGATCGAGGATCCGGTCCGCCACATCGGGCATCGCCCAAATCTCAGCATAGCGCTGAAAATCCTCGGCACGCATGGCGCGCAGGGTCAGTCTGGCGGTGTTGATGGTCGGGATCGTGCGGGACATGGGGTGAATTGCCTTCACGCTTGAAACTTCTTGGCGCAGACATGCGACCTCAGCTCCAAAGGGACAAGCCCGCCCCGTTCAGACAAATAAAAACGGCGTCATTCCGCTAGGAACAACGCCGTTCTCAAAACTCAAATTCGCCGGTTGCCCGGCAAAGCCTTAAGAGGCTTCTTTGATGAACTTGACCGCATCGCCAACGGTCTGGATGTTCTCAGCCGCGTCATCGGGGATCTCGATGCCGAACTCTTCTTCGAACGCCATCACCAGTTCCACGGTGTCGAGGCTGTCTGCGCCGAGATCGTCGATGAACGACGCATTCTCAGTCACTTTGTCCTCTTCCACGCTCAGGTGTTCTACAACGATCTTTTTCACGCGGTCTGCGACGTCGCTCATAATAAGTCCTCATGTCTTCGGGCCATTCAAGGCCCCTTTTGGTTTCCGCCCGCCGGTAATCGGCGTTTGGAGGATGCCCCAAAAGGGGCGGCTATTTCCTTGTTCGCACAAGGCGCAGGGGGTGATCAAGCACCCTCCGTTTCGATTCTGCGCCCCCTTTAGCACATGCGCCGGGCTTGGCAAACGCTATTGAGGCGCAGGGTCACAACATGGCCATACCGCCGTTCACATGCAAGGTGGTCCCTGTCACATAAGCGGCCTCGGCGCTGGAAAGATAGACCACGGCGGCGGCAATCTCATCCGGGTCGCCCATGCGGCCTGCGGGGATTTGCCCCATGATTCCAGACTTTTGCTCATCCGTCAGCTTGTCGGTCATCGCAGTAGTGATGAAGCCCGGCGCCACGGCGTTCACAGTGATCCCGCGGCTTGCCACCTCATAGGCAAGCGACTTGGACATGCCCACGACACCCGCCTTGGAGGCCGCGTAATTGGCCTGGCCGGGGTTGCCCGTGGCGCCCACCACGCTGGAGATATTGATGATCCGGCCCCAACGCGCCTTCATCATGCCGCGCATCACCCCTTTGCAGAGCTTGAAGGTCGCGGTGAGGTTCACGTTCAGCACCGAATTCCACTCGTCATCCGACATGCGCATGAAAAGATTGTCGCGGGTGATGCCCGCATTGTTCACCAAAATATCGACCGAGCCCATGGCCTCCGCCGCCTGTTTCGGCAGCGCGTCCACGGCCTCCATATCGCTGAGGTTGCACGGCAGCACATGGGCGCGTTCGCCCAACTCGGCCTTCAGCGCCTCAAGCGGTTCGGTCCGCGTGCCCGACAGGCCAACGGTAGCCCCTTGGGCGTGCAGCTTGCGCGCAATATCCGCGCCGATGCCGCCCGAAGCGCCGGTGATCAGGGCATTCTTTCCTGTAAGATCGAACATGTCTCTTCCTTTATTCTCTCAAAGGGCGCGAGGCCCCGACGCGGCGGAAATCCCGCCTATTTTCATGCCTCAGGCGTCAGACGCGGCCTCAACCTCATCCGGCGTGCCGATGCTGCGGGTGGCGACACTTTTGTCGATGCGCCGGATCATGCCCGAAAGCGCCTTGCCCGCGCCGATCTCCCACGCCTCTGTCACGCCCTGCGCGGCCATCCACTCGACCGAGGAACGCCAGCGCACGCGGCCTGTGACCTGTTCAACCAGCAACTCCCGAATGCGGGCGGCGTCCGACACCGCCTCGGCGGTGACATTGGCGACCAGCGGCACGGCGGGATCGTTGAAGGTCACCTCGCCCAATGCTTTCGCCATCTCTTCCGCAGCCGGCCCCATCAAGGGGCAATGGAAGGGGCGGAGACGGGCAGCAACAACGCGCGCTTGGCCCCGGCCTCTTTCGCCATGGCAACGGCCCGCTCTACCGCGGCCTTTTCGCCGGAGAGCACGTTCTGGCTCGGGTCATTCTCATTGGCGACCTGACAGACGGCCCCTTCGGCGGCGGCTTCGGCCAGTTTCTCGGTCTCTTCGATGCCGAGGCCGAGAATCGCCGCCATGGCGCCCTCACCCACCGGCACGGCGGCCTGCATGGCCTTGCCGCGGATGCGCAGCAGCCGCGCGGTGTCCGCGAGCGACAGCGCGCCCGCAGCGCAGAGTGCCGAGTATTCGCCAAGGCTGTGCCCGGCCACAAAGGCCGCCTTCTCGACACTAACACCCTCGGCCTTCAGCGCGGCCATGGCGGCCAATGAGGTCGCCATCAGCGCGGGTTGGGCGTTCTCGGTCAGGGTCAGCGTGTCGATGTCGCCGTCCCAGATCAGCTCCGACAGTTTCTCGCCCAAGGCCGCATCGACCTCGTCGAAAACGGCGCGGGACTCGGGGTAGGCTTCGGCCAGATCGCGGCCCATGCCGATGGTCTGGGCGCCCTGCCCGGGGAAAACGAATGCGATGCTCATGGTTGCAGCCTCTTATTAGCGATTTCACCCGATGTATCGCGTCCCATGCCGCAAGGGCAAGCCCGTCCCGGCCCGCGCGCCCGCGCCGGGGGTTGCCGTGGCCGGGAAACCGTGTATACGGGCGCTTCCTTGCACAGCATATGAACCGCGCAGACTCTCGTGGTGGGGAGCAAGGATGAACGCCCCGCCTATGAAATGCGCCTTGATACAAATAGGAGTGCACATGCCGCTTTATGAGCATGTTATGATTGCGCGTCAGGACCTGTCCAACACGCAAGCAGAGGGCCTCATCGAACACTTCGGCACCGTTCTCGCGGACAACGACGGCAAGCTCGTCGACAGCGAGT
This window contains:
- a CDS encoding phage portal protein, whose protein sequence is MVFDFLRRGAAGETAERKASATGPVVAYQSSGRVAWSPRDSVSLTRAGFCGNPVGFRSVKLIAEAAAALPLVVQDSARRYDEHPLIELMRRPNAGQGRAEMLEALYGQMLLSGDGYVEAVGGESGLPVELHVLRSDRMRVVPGADGWPIAYEYAVGGRKHRFDASGAATPVCHIRNFHPQDDHYGFSPMQAAAMAMDVHNAASRWSKALLDNAARPSGAIVYRGAEGQGKLSEDQYDRLVSEMESHHQGARNAGRPMLLEGGLDWKPMGFSPSDMEFQKTKESAAREIALAFGVPPMLIGVQGDATYANYQEAHRAFYRLTVLPLATRVTATLAEWLSGYLGAAVSLKPDLDQVPALAAERDAQWARVSAAAFLSNAEKRSLLGLPAVADDA
- a CDS encoding DNA-packaging protein, with the protein product MPSTWTKRGLTSGASWIACADAQTQAQFLNELGEGELLALPFLFEFWALNHQLPPEGDWRTWVIMGGRGAGKTRAGAEWVRSKVEGSRPLDPGACSRVALVGETIEQVREVMIFGDSGILACSPPDRRPDWEATRKRLVWPNGAIATVHTAHDPEGLRGPQFDAAWVDELAKWKRGQEAWDQLQFALRLGERPQVCVTTTPRNVDVLKALLAAPSTVTTHAPTEANAANLAGSFLEEVRARYRGTRLGRQELDGVLLADAEGALWTSALLEAGRLREAPELDRIVVGLDPATTSGAGSDECGIVVVGAQTKGPPQDWRAVVLADCTVQGATPMGWAQAAIAAMTRYGADRLVAEVNQGGQLVAEVLRQVDPLVSLKTVHAARGKVARAEPVAALYEQGRVSHLPGLDALEDQMCLMTARGYEGKGSPDRADALVWALHELMIEPAAQWRSPGVRSL
- the fabF gene encoding beta-ketoacyl-ACP synthase II — its product is MRRVVVTGLGLVTPLADGVEESWKRILDGKSGAGPITGFDASKLVTQYACEVPLGDGSDGTFDANKYMEPKEQRKVDTFILFGMAAAQQAVEDSGWKPTEQEDQERTGVLIGSGIGGLNSIANTAVMMHEKGPRRVSPFFVPGALINLISGQVSIRYGFKGPNHSVVTACSTGAHAIGDAARLIKYGDADVMIAGGAEAAICEIGMAGFNACKALSTKRGDDPQKASRPYDVDRDGFVMGEGAGIVVLEEYEHAKARGAKIYAEVLGYGLSGDAHHITAPSEDGEGGERSMRAALKNAGLEPSDVDYINAHGTSTMADTIELGAVERLMGDAAGNVTMSSTKSATGHLLGAAGAIEAIFCMLAIRDQVAPPTINLDNPAVETPIDLAPNKKVERKIDVALSNSFGFGGTNASVLFGKVS
- a CDS encoding GNAT family N-acetyltransferase — protein: MSRTIPTINTARLTLRAMRAEDFQRYAEIWAMPDVADRILDQPRPKGQSWDAFLRNAGHWQITGFGQWAVQLHRQREMLGQTGFVFGSRNFGEDFDTYPEARLVLAPQAQDQRLGAEAARAAHEWFDRVITGRTVCMISAGNEAALRIARALGYQGLRDVKMAGGAVHLMTRRGPPG
- a CDS encoding acyl carrier protein; the protein is MSDVADRVKKIVVEHLSVEEDKVTENASFIDDLGADSLDTVELVMAFEEEFGIEIPDDAAENIQTVGDAVKFIKEAS
- the fabG gene encoding 3-oxoacyl-[acyl-carrier-protein] reductase; its protein translation is MFDLTGKNALITGASGGIGADIARKLHAQGATVGLSGTRTEPLEALKAELGERAHVLPCNLSDMEAVDALPKQAAEAMGSVDILVNNAGITRDNLFMRMSDDEWNSVLNVNLTATFKLCKGVMRGMMKARWGRIINISSVVGATGNPGQANYAASKAGVVGMSKSLAYEVASRGITVNAVAPGFITTAMTDKLTDEQKSGIMGQIPAGRMGDPDEIAAAVVYLSSAEAAYVTGTTLHVNGGMAML